The following proteins come from a genomic window of Sander vitreus isolate 19-12246 chromosome 14, sanVit1, whole genome shotgun sequence:
- the LOC144528448 gene encoding uncharacterized protein LOC144528448 isoform X2 codes for MDAVFNPQLRNQRADVQQLSVVKDLVPPEQQECSSIVDQEEPEPPPHIKDEQEELWSSQEGEQLQGLEEADITKFPFTPVPVKREHNEEEAQSSQHHQRQTQHMETEADGEDCGVPEPARNSHPYPLLQPETEDQTGDWRVPISDLSCSSVEKPFICLECGRRYVREQHLKEHMRTHTGEKPFSCSQCDKRFGREQHLKEHIKIHTGDKPFSCSECGKQFGREQHLKRHMLTHTEDKPFSCLVCPKKCTTRENLAYHMLVHTGEKRFSCRDCHERFGWPEQVKRHKCVGRQSSQHYQSQTEENREPQVLPSGLNSLTKDEVPVSDSRFSAGEKSFLCSECGKTFWTKTHLKAHIRTHTGEKPFSCSECGRTFRTNTHMKRHMGTHTGDKPFNCSVCDKSFLRTGDLKKHMRTHTGEKPFSCTVCKKSFPWRHQLQTHMIVHTGDKRKSCSVCNKRFARHSQIKTHKCVARHSSQLHQSDTEENREAEPAACRETQHMEIEVDGEDSGGPEPARNSHPLLQPETEDQTGDSSEPETDDSADWKETREPQSALNSLNNQEVRISDERCSVGEKSFSCSECQKKFGTSGDLKKHMRTHTGEKPFSCSVLVPADVQQLLVVKEEVPLEQQECSSSVDQQEPEPPPHIKEEQEELWSSQEGEQLQGLEEADITKFPFTPVPVKSEDDEEEAQSSQLHQRQTQHMETEADGEDCGGPEPARNSHPLLQQETEDQTGDSSDPETDDSDWKESSGRFSQKNYKVSVSDSRRSAGGKSFSCSECQKRFGTKTILKIHMRTHTGEKPFSCLICKKSFASSGNLRIHMRMHTGEKPYSCSVCEKRFGTNQRLKNHTITHTGEKSFSCSECPKRFGTETHLKRHMRTHTGEKPFSCSVCKQSFALSGNLQKHMRIHTGEKPFSCSVCDKQFAWRLQIKKHKCAGRQSSQLHQSQTEENREAEPPVSRKTQHMETEADGEDFGGPEPARNSHPYPLLQPETEDQTGDSSVAEIEVSYDDWEETRDPQSGLKSRKNEQVPATDSRSSADEKPFSCSECGKRFGAKTTMKRHIRTHTGEKPFSCSECKKSFADSGNLRLHMKIHTGEKPFSCTVCVKRFLHKSQLRIHTITHTGEKPFSCSVCSKRFTQKVHLTQHMALHTGEKQFSCSVCGKHFIRKGNLMHHMRIHTGEKPFSCSVCHKRFAWHSLVKTHKCRPSSQLQQTQTKPIKTEAEDQTGDCSESETDSTDWKETSQV; via the exons ATGGACGCTGTTTTTAACCCTCAGCTCCGGAACCAAAGAGCAG ATGTGCAGCAGCTGTCGGTGGTTAAAGATTTggttccccctgagcagcaggagtgtagctccattGTGGACCaggaggagccagagccccccccacacattaaagatgaacaggaggaactgtggagcagtcaggagggagagcagcttcaagggctggaggaggctgatatcaccaagttcccatttactcctgtccctgtgaagcgTGAACATAatgaagaggaagctcagtcctcacagcatcatcagagacaaactcaacacatggaaacagaagctgatggagaggactgtggagtaccagaaccagccaggaactcacatccatatccacttttacaaccagagactgaagaccagactggagactggaGAGTTCCCATCAGTgatttgagttgtagttctgttGAAAAACCTTTTATCTGCCTTGAGTGTGGGAGAAGATATGTCCGTGAGCAACATCTGAAGGAACACATGAGAACTCATACCGGAGAGaagccttttagctgctctCAGTGTGACAAAAGATTTGGCCGTGAGCAACATCTAAAGGAACACATTAAAATTCATACAGGGGATaagccttttagctgctctgagtgtgggaaacAATTTGGCCGTGAGCAACATTTGAAGAGACACATGTTAACTCATACAGAAGAcaaaccatttagttgtttagtTTGTCCTAAAAAATGTACAACCAGAGAAAATCTGGCATACCACATGCTAGTCCACACTGGGgagaaaagattcagctgcCGTGATTGTCACGAAAGATTTGGCTGGCCCGAACAGGTCAAAAGACATAAATGTGTTGGCCGTCAGTCCTCACAGCATTATCAAAGTCAAACTGAGGAGAACAGAGAACCTCAGGTCTTACCGTCAGGTTTAAACTCTCTGACAAAAGATGAAGTTCCTGTCAGTGATTCGAGATTTAGTGCTGGTGAGAAATCATTtctctgctctgagtgtgggaaaacCTTTTGGACCAAGACACATCTGAAGGCACACAttagaactcacacaggagaaaagccttttagctgctctgagtgtgggagaacATTCAGAACTAATACACACATGAAAAGACACATGGGAACCCACACAGGAGATAAACCATTTAATTGCTCAGTTTGTGATAAAAGCTTTTTGCGCACTGGTGatctgaagaaacacatgagaactcacacaggagaaaaacctttcagctgcacggtctgtaagaaatcttttccTTGGAGGCATCAGTTACAGACACACATGATCGTCCACACAGGAGACAAAAGAaagagctgcagtgtttgtaacaaaagatttgcccGGCATTCACAGatcaaaacacataaatgtgttgcCCGTCACTCGTCACAGCTTCATCAGAGTGATactgaggagaacagagaggcagagcctgcagcctgcagagaaactcaacacatggaaatagAAGTTGATGGAGAGGACtctggaggaccagaaccagccaggaactcacatccacttttacaaccagagactgaagaccagactggagactcttctgaacctgagactgatgacagtgctgattggaaggagaccagagaacctcagtcagctttaaactctctgaataATCAGGAAGTTCGTATCAGTGATGAGAGATGTAGTGTTGGTGAGAAATCCTTTAGCTGTTCTGAGTGTCAGAAAAAATTTGGGACCAGTGGAGatctgaagaaacacatgagaactcatacaggagagaaacctttcagctgctcagttt TGGTCCCTGCAGATGTTcagcagctgttggtggttaaagaagaggttccccttgagcagcaggagtgtagctccagtgtggaccagcaggagccagagccccccccacacattaaagaggaacaggaggaactgtggagcagtcaggagggagagcaacttcaagggctggaggaggctgatatcaccaagttcccattcactcctgtccctgtgaagagtgaagatgatgaagaggaagctcagtcctcacagcttcatcaaagacaaactcaacacatggaaacagaagctgatggagaggactgtggaggaccagaaccagccaggaactcacatccacttctACAAcaagagactgaagaccagactggagactcttctgatcctgagactgatgacagtgacTGGAAGGAAAGCAGTGGACGTTTTTCTCAGAAAAATTATAAAGTCTCTGTCAGTGATTCGAGACGCAGTGCTGGTGGGAAATCatttagctgctctgagtgtcaGAAAAGATTTGGCACCAAGACAATTCTGAAGATACACATGAGAACTCATACAGGAGAAAAACCCTTCAGCTGTTTaatctgtaagaaatcttttgcATCGAGTGGAAATTTAAGGATACACATGAGAATgcatacaggagagaaaccatacagttgctcagtttgtgaaaaaagATTTGGAACCAATCAACGTCTAAAGAACCACACGATAACTCATACAGGAGAGAAATCCTTTAGCTGCTCGGAATGTCCGAAAAGATTTGGAACCGAGACGCATCTCAAgagacacatgagaactcacacaggagaaaagcctttcagctgctcagtttgtaagcAATCGTTTGCATTGAGTGGaaatttacagaaacacatgagaatccacacgggagagaagcctttcagctgcagtgtttgtgacAAACAATTTGCCTGGCGTTTAcagataaaaaaacataaatgtgccGGTCGTCAGTCATCACAGCTTCATCAGAGTCAAAcggaggagaacagagaggcagagccTCCAGTCAGCAgaaaaactcaacacatggaaacagaagctgatggagaggactttggaggaccagaaccagccaggaactcacatccatatccacttttacaaccagagactgaagaccagactggagactcttctgtaGCTGAGATTGAAGTTAGTTATGATGATTGGGAGGAGACCAGAGATCCTCAGTCAGGTTTAAAGTCTCGGAAAAATGAGCAAGTTCCTGCCACTGATTCGAGATCTAGTGCTGATgaaaaaccttttagctgctctgagtgtggaaAAAGATTTGGGGCCAAAACAACAATGAAGAGACACAtaagaactcacacaggagaaaaacctttcagctgctctgagtgtaaGAAATCTTTTGCAGATAGTGGAAACTTACGGCTACACATgaaaatccacacaggagagaaacctttcagTTGCACAGTTTGCGTTAAAAGATTTTTGCACAAGTCGCAACTACGGATACACACGATAACtcatactggagagaaacctttcagctgctcagtgtgCAGTAAAAGATTTACACAGAAGGTACACCTGACACAACACATGGCacttcacacaggagagaaacagttcagctgcagtgtttgtggtAAACATTTTATACGAAAAGGGAATCTGATGCaccacatgagaatccacacaggagagaaacctttcagctgcagtgtttgtcaCAAAAGGTTTGCCTGGCATTCACTagtcaaaacacataaatgtcGTCCTTCCTCACAGCTGcaacaaactcaaacaaaaccgATAAAAACAGAagctgaagaccagactggagactgtTCTGAATCTGAGACTGACAGtactgattggaaggagaccagtcaggtttaa
- the LOC144528448 gene encoding uncharacterized protein LOC144528448 isoform X1 translates to MDAVFNPQLRNQRADVQQLSVVKDLVPPEQQECSSIVDQEEPEPPPHIKDEQEELWSSQEGEQLQGLEEADITKFPFTPVPVKREHNEEEAQSSQHHQRQTQHMETEADGEDCGVPEPARNSHPYPLLQPETEDQTGDWRVPISDLSCSSVEKPFICLECGRRYVREQHLKEHMRTHTGEKPFSCSQCDKRFGREQHLKEHIKIHTGDKPFSCSECGKQFGREQHLKRHMLTHTEDKPFSCLVCPKKCTTRENLAYHMLVHTGEKRFSCRDCHERFGWPEQVKRHKCVGRQSSQHYQSQTEENREPQVLPSGLNSLTKDEVPVSDSRFSAGEKSFLCSECGKTFWTKTHLKAHIRTHTGEKPFSCSECGRTFRTNTHMKRHMGTHTGDKPFNCSVCDKSFLRTGDLKKHMRTHTGEKPFSCTVCKKSFPWRHQLQTHMIVHTGDKRKSCSVCNKRFARHSQIKTHKCVARHSSQLHQSDTEENREAEPAACRETQHMEIEVDGEDSGGPEPARNSHPLLQPETEDQTGDSSEPETDDSADWKETREPQSALNSLNNQEVRISDERCSVGEKSFSCSECQKKFGTSGDLKKHMRTHTGEKPFSCSVCKKSFTLSGNLQKHMRVHTGEKRFTCSVCDKRFAWLHHMKKHKCVGCHSSQFHQTEKNMHTVTPPVSLKSQFSLICVSVVPADVQQLLVVKEEVPLEQQECSSSVDQQEPEPPPHIKEEQEELWSSQEGEQLQGLEEADITKFPFTPVPVKSEDDEEEAQSSQLHQRQTQHMETEADGEDCGGPEPARNSHPLLQQETEDQTGDSSDPETDDSDWKESSGRFSQKNYKVSVSDSRRSAGGKSFSCSECQKRFGTKTILKIHMRTHTGEKPFSCLICKKSFASSGNLRIHMRMHTGEKPYSCSVCEKRFGTNQRLKNHTITHTGEKSFSCSECPKRFGTETHLKRHMRTHTGEKPFSCSVCKQSFALSGNLQKHMRIHTGEKPFSCSVCDKQFAWRLQIKKHKCAGRQSSQLHQSQTEENREAEPPVSRKTQHMETEADGEDFGGPEPARNSHPYPLLQPETEDQTGDSSVAEIEVSYDDWEETRDPQSGLKSRKNEQVPATDSRSSADEKPFSCSECGKRFGAKTTMKRHIRTHTGEKPFSCSECKKSFADSGNLRLHMKIHTGEKPFSCTVCVKRFLHKSQLRIHTITHTGEKPFSCSVCSKRFTQKVHLTQHMALHTGEKQFSCSVCGKHFIRKGNLMHHMRIHTGEKPFSCSVCHKRFAWHSLVKTHKCRPSSQLQQTQTKPIKTEAEDQTGDCSESETDSTDWKETSQV, encoded by the exons ATGGACGCTGTTTTTAACCCTCAGCTCCGGAACCAAAGAGCAG ATGTGCAGCAGCTGTCGGTGGTTAAAGATTTggttccccctgagcagcaggagtgtagctccattGTGGACCaggaggagccagagccccccccacacattaaagatgaacaggaggaactgtggagcagtcaggagggagagcagcttcaagggctggaggaggctgatatcaccaagttcccatttactcctgtccctgtgaagcgTGAACATAatgaagaggaagctcagtcctcacagcatcatcagagacaaactcaacacatggaaacagaagctgatggagaggactgtggagtaccagaaccagccaggaactcacatccatatccacttttacaaccagagactgaagaccagactggagactggaGAGTTCCCATCAGTgatttgagttgtagttctgttGAAAAACCTTTTATCTGCCTTGAGTGTGGGAGAAGATATGTCCGTGAGCAACATCTGAAGGAACACATGAGAACTCATACCGGAGAGaagccttttagctgctctCAGTGTGACAAAAGATTTGGCCGTGAGCAACATCTAAAGGAACACATTAAAATTCATACAGGGGATaagccttttagctgctctgagtgtgggaaacAATTTGGCCGTGAGCAACATTTGAAGAGACACATGTTAACTCATACAGAAGAcaaaccatttagttgtttagtTTGTCCTAAAAAATGTACAACCAGAGAAAATCTGGCATACCACATGCTAGTCCACACTGGGgagaaaagattcagctgcCGTGATTGTCACGAAAGATTTGGCTGGCCCGAACAGGTCAAAAGACATAAATGTGTTGGCCGTCAGTCCTCACAGCATTATCAAAGTCAAACTGAGGAGAACAGAGAACCTCAGGTCTTACCGTCAGGTTTAAACTCTCTGACAAAAGATGAAGTTCCTGTCAGTGATTCGAGATTTAGTGCTGGTGAGAAATCATTtctctgctctgagtgtgggaaaacCTTTTGGACCAAGACACATCTGAAGGCACACAttagaactcacacaggagaaaagccttttagctgctctgagtgtgggagaacATTCAGAACTAATACACACATGAAAAGACACATGGGAACCCACACAGGAGATAAACCATTTAATTGCTCAGTTTGTGATAAAAGCTTTTTGCGCACTGGTGatctgaagaaacacatgagaactcacacaggagaaaaacctttcagctgcacggtctgtaagaaatcttttccTTGGAGGCATCAGTTACAGACACACATGATCGTCCACACAGGAGACAAAAGAaagagctgcagtgtttgtaacaaaagatttgcccGGCATTCACAGatcaaaacacataaatgtgttgcCCGTCACTCGTCACAGCTTCATCAGAGTGATactgaggagaacagagaggcagagcctgcagcctgcagagaaactcaacacatggaaatagAAGTTGATGGAGAGGACtctggaggaccagaaccagccaggaactcacatccacttttacaaccagagactgaagaccagactggagactcttctgaacctgagactgatgacagtgctgattggaaggagaccagagaacctcagtcagctttaaactctctgaataATCAGGAAGTTCGTATCAGTGATGAGAGATGTAGTGTTGGTGAGAAATCCTTTAGCTGTTCTGAGTGTCAGAAAAAATTTGGGACCAGTGGAGatctgaagaaacacatgagaactcatacaggagagaaacctttcagctgctcagtttgtaagaaGTCTTTTACATTGAGTGGaaatttacagaaacacatgagagtCCACACAGGCGAGAAACGATTCACCTGCAGTGTTTGTGATAAAAGATTTGCCTGGCTTCAtcacatgaaaaaacataaatgtgtcGGTTGTCATTCCTCACAGTTTCATCAAACAGAGAAGAATATGCACACTGTTACACCCCCAGTTAGCTTGAAATCACAGTTTTCCTTAATTTGTGTTTCAGTGGTCCCTGCAGATGTTcagcagctgttggtggttaaagaagaggttccccttgagcagcaggagtgtagctccagtgtggaccagcaggagccagagccccccccacacattaaagaggaacaggaggaactgtggagcagtcaggagggagagcaacttcaagggctggaggaggctgatatcaccaagttcccattcactcctgtccctgtgaagagtgaagatgatgaagaggaagctcagtcctcacagcttcatcaaagacaaactcaacacatggaaacagaagctgatggagaggactgtggaggaccagaaccagccaggaactcacatccacttctACAAcaagagactgaagaccagactggagactcttctgatcctgagactgatgacagtgacTGGAAGGAAAGCAGTGGACGTTTTTCTCAGAAAAATTATAAAGTCTCTGTCAGTGATTCGAGACGCAGTGCTGGTGGGAAATCatttagctgctctgagtgtcaGAAAAGATTTGGCACCAAGACAATTCTGAAGATACACATGAGAACTCATACAGGAGAAAAACCCTTCAGCTGTTTaatctgtaagaaatcttttgcATCGAGTGGAAATTTAAGGATACACATGAGAATgcatacaggagagaaaccatacagttgctcagtttgtgaaaaaagATTTGGAACCAATCAACGTCTAAAGAACCACACGATAACTCATACAGGAGAGAAATCCTTTAGCTGCTCGGAATGTCCGAAAAGATTTGGAACCGAGACGCATCTCAAgagacacatgagaactcacacaggagaaaagcctttcagctgctcagtttgtaagcAATCGTTTGCATTGAGTGGaaatttacagaaacacatgagaatccacacgggagagaagcctttcagctgcagtgtttgtgacAAACAATTTGCCTGGCGTTTAcagataaaaaaacataaatgtgccGGTCGTCAGTCATCACAGCTTCATCAGAGTCAAAcggaggagaacagagaggcagagccTCCAGTCAGCAgaaaaactcaacacatggaaacagaagctgatggagaggactttggaggaccagaaccagccaggaactcacatccatatccacttttacaaccagagactgaagaccagactggagactcttctgtaGCTGAGATTGAAGTTAGTTATGATGATTGGGAGGAGACCAGAGATCCTCAGTCAGGTTTAAAGTCTCGGAAAAATGAGCAAGTTCCTGCCACTGATTCGAGATCTAGTGCTGATgaaaaaccttttagctgctctgagtgtggaaAAAGATTTGGGGCCAAAACAACAATGAAGAGACACAtaagaactcacacaggagaaaaacctttcagctgctctgagtgtaaGAAATCTTTTGCAGATAGTGGAAACTTACGGCTACACATgaaaatccacacaggagagaaacctttcagTTGCACAGTTTGCGTTAAAAGATTTTTGCACAAGTCGCAACTACGGATACACACGATAACtcatactggagagaaacctttcagctgctcagtgtgCAGTAAAAGATTTACACAGAAGGTACACCTGACACAACACATGGCacttcacacaggagagaaacagttcagctgcagtgtttgtggtAAACATTTTATACGAAAAGGGAATCTGATGCaccacatgagaatccacacaggagagaaacctttcagctgcagtgtttgtcaCAAAAGGTTTGCCTGGCATTCACTagtcaaaacacataaatgtcGTCCTTCCTCACAGCTGcaacaaactcaaacaaaaccgATAAAAACAGAagctgaagaccagactggagactgtTCTGAATCTGAGACTGACAGtactgattggaaggagaccagtcaggtttaa